In Mytilus trossulus isolate FHL-02 chromosome 6, PNRI_Mtr1.1.1.hap1, whole genome shotgun sequence, a single window of DNA contains:
- the LOC134723150 gene encoding uncharacterized protein LOC134723150 isoform X1 codes for MEPDKTKSKTLDGIRLNPSDDYQLNVFLMQIAKQITDEEFNEIKFYCSGKNGMAKGILEKIEDCISLFRHMKELNMLTNENLATFQAMIWHLGRKDLYRQFVEFCKNREDILHFFASSDKPANGYIHVDFHIRGTKDFRLQDLEELRNSLSNLLCCPPRHIIIDGIEPTSSIHITFMIPEFCIEYLLTISEADKGRLYSCGVDRFKVDTQLIDCIDFKETEHMPSLDKDVAVTKLLQTKKQLEKDLERYQIAYEDYISYHTDSLRELENAKEKSEEELQIDIRKLKSMIHEYQLNCLQLTNELETAREAILTDDDQENENYSRKSGGITVLRRTLSQANKAELEKKSNFFQWQIIKALQTSRACEITSDIMRTVQKNRKDIDLLKNHIHRLVNSEVFDEVYAAVLNLISIEDAMAEKEGSEYNQLSTYYIDTDDDDDSSDSD; via the exons ATGGAGCCTGataaaactaaaagtaaaacattagaTGGCATTAGACTTAATCCATCAGATGATTATCAacttaatgtatttttaatgcaaattgCAAAGCAAATAACAGATGAGGAGTTTAACgaaataaagttttattgttCAG GAAAAAATGGCATGGCAAAAGGAATCTTAGAAAAAATAGAGGATTGTATTAGCCTCTTCAGACACATGAAGGAATTAAATATGTTGACAAATGAAAATCTTGCAACATTCCAAGCTATGATATGGCACCTAGGTAGAAAAGATTTGTATAGACAGTTTgtagaattttgtaaaaatcgAGAAGATATATTGCATTTCTTTGCATCATCAGATAAACCAG CAAATGGTTACATCCATGTCGATTTTCACATCCGGGGTACCAAAGACTTTCGTCTCCAAGATCTAGAAGAGCTCCGAAATAGTTTGTCAAATTTACTTTGTTGTCCACCTAGACACATTATCATTGATGGAATAGAACCTACCAGTAGTATTCACATAACGTTCATGATTCCAGAGTTTTGCATTGAATACTTACTAACGATATCAGAAGCTGACAAAGGAAGATTATATTCATGTGGTGTAGATAGATTCAAAGTTGATACACAGCTCATTGATTGTATAG ATTTCAAAGAGACCGAACATATGCCTAGTTTAGATAAAGATGTTGCTGTTACAAAACTTCTGCAAACTAAAAAACAACTTGAAAAAGATTTGGAACGGTATCAGATAGCATATGAAGATTATATTTCATATCATACTg ATTCTTTAAGAGAACTTGAAAATGCTAAAGAAAAAAGCGAAGAAGAACtacaaatagatataagaaaacttAAAAGTATGATTCATGAGTATCAACTGAATTGTTTACAACTAACAAATGAACTTGAAACGGCTCGGGAAGCGATATTAACCGACGATGATCAAG aaaatgaaaattactCGCGTAAAAGTGGTGGAATAACTGTATTAC GAAGAACACTTTCCCAGGCAAATAAAGCAGAGTTAGAGAAAAAGTCTAATTTCTTTCAATG GCAAATTATAAAAGCACTTCAAACCAGTAGAGCATGTGAAATAACTTCCGACATTATGAGAACTGTACAGAAAAACAGAAAGGACATCGACTTATTAAAG AATCACATACACAGACTAGTCAATAGTGAAGTCTTTGACGAAGTTTATGCGGCAGTTCTCAATTTGATCAGTATAGAAGATGCAATGGCAGAAAAAGAGGGCTCGGAGTATAACCAATTATCTACATATTATATTGACACTGATGACGATGATGACTCCAGTGATAGTGATTAa
- the LOC134723150 gene encoding uncharacterized protein LOC134723150 isoform X2 encodes MEPDKTKSKTLDGIRLNPSDDYQLNVFLMQIAKQITDEEFNEIKFYCSGKNGMAKGILEKIEDCISLFRHMKELNMLTNENLATFQAMIWHLGRKDLYRQFVEFCKNREDILHFFASSDKPANGYIHVDFHIRGTKDFRLQDLEELRNSLSNLLCCPPRHIIIDGIEPTSSIHITFMIPEFCIEYLLTISEADKGRLYSCGVDRFKVDTQLIDCIDFKETEHMPSLDKDVAVTKLLQTKKQLEKDLERYQIAYEDYISYHTDSLRELENAKEKSEEELQIDIRKLKSMIHEYQLNCLQLTNELETAREAILTDDDQGRTLSQANKAELEKKSNFFQWQIIKALQTSRACEITSDIMRTVQKNRKDIDLLKNHIHRLVNSEVFDEVYAAVLNLISIEDAMAEKEGSEYNQLSTYYIDTDDDDDSSDSD; translated from the exons ATGGAGCCTGataaaactaaaagtaaaacattagaTGGCATTAGACTTAATCCATCAGATGATTATCAacttaatgtatttttaatgcaaattgCAAAGCAAATAACAGATGAGGAGTTTAACgaaataaagttttattgttCAG GAAAAAATGGCATGGCAAAAGGAATCTTAGAAAAAATAGAGGATTGTATTAGCCTCTTCAGACACATGAAGGAATTAAATATGTTGACAAATGAAAATCTTGCAACATTCCAAGCTATGATATGGCACCTAGGTAGAAAAGATTTGTATAGACAGTTTgtagaattttgtaaaaatcgAGAAGATATATTGCATTTCTTTGCATCATCAGATAAACCAG CAAATGGTTACATCCATGTCGATTTTCACATCCGGGGTACCAAAGACTTTCGTCTCCAAGATCTAGAAGAGCTCCGAAATAGTTTGTCAAATTTACTTTGTTGTCCACCTAGACACATTATCATTGATGGAATAGAACCTACCAGTAGTATTCACATAACGTTCATGATTCCAGAGTTTTGCATTGAATACTTACTAACGATATCAGAAGCTGACAAAGGAAGATTATATTCATGTGGTGTAGATAGATTCAAAGTTGATACACAGCTCATTGATTGTATAG ATTTCAAAGAGACCGAACATATGCCTAGTTTAGATAAAGATGTTGCTGTTACAAAACTTCTGCAAACTAAAAAACAACTTGAAAAAGATTTGGAACGGTATCAGATAGCATATGAAGATTATATTTCATATCATACTg ATTCTTTAAGAGAACTTGAAAATGCTAAAGAAAAAAGCGAAGAAGAACtacaaatagatataagaaaacttAAAAGTATGATTCATGAGTATCAACTGAATTGTTTACAACTAACAAATGAACTTGAAACGGCTCGGGAAGCGATATTAACCGACGATGATCAAG GAAGAACACTTTCCCAGGCAAATAAAGCAGAGTTAGAGAAAAAGTCTAATTTCTTTCAATG GCAAATTATAAAAGCACTTCAAACCAGTAGAGCATGTGAAATAACTTCCGACATTATGAGAACTGTACAGAAAAACAGAAAGGACATCGACTTATTAAAG AATCACATACACAGACTAGTCAATAGTGAAGTCTTTGACGAAGTTTATGCGGCAGTTCTCAATTTGATCAGTATAGAAGATGCAATGGCAGAAAAAGAGGGCTCGGAGTATAACCAATTATCTACATATTATATTGACACTGATGACGATGATGACTCCAGTGATAGTGATTAa